Proteins encoded by one window of Microplitis demolitor isolate Queensland-Clemson2020A chromosome 6, iyMicDemo2.1a, whole genome shotgun sequence:
- the LOC103573144 gene encoding uncharacterized protein LOC103573144, translating to MRLRLRLREFADIGLIMSVPGPASKTNDEPDSHPEDGATFGQIVRYVMKQMRYSEDIAVNAVLEVLNAGIAVKKIIKTERRKYVLADNSKPAHINYKIRDPRFSEDSSDFSEFSDD from the coding sequence atATTGGATTAATTATGTCGGTACCGGGACCAGCATCAAAAACTAATGATGAACCAGATTCACATCCCGAGGACGGTGCTACATTTGGTCAAATTGTTCGCTATGTAATGAAGCAAATGAGATACTCTGAAGACATAGCCGTGAATGCAGTGCTCGAGGTGCTTAATGCCGGTATTGCGGTGAAGAAGATCATTAAAACAGAACGACGTAAATACGTACTTGCAGATAATAGTAAACCTGCCcacataaattacaaaatacgAGATCCGCGATTCAGCGAGGACAGCAGTGACTTTAGTGAATTCAGCGATGATTGA